In Perognathus longimembris pacificus isolate PPM17 chromosome 23, ASM2315922v1, whole genome shotgun sequence, a single genomic region encodes these proteins:
- the Nmral1 gene encoding nmrA-like family domain-containing protein 1, with the protein MADKKLVVVFGATGAQGGSVARTLLEDGTFKVRVVTRNPGQRAAKELKQQGAEVVQGDQSDEASMELAMTGAHATFIVTNYWENCSQELEVNQGKLLADLAKRLGLHYVIYSGLENIKKLTAGRLAAGHFDGKGEVEEYFRDIGVPMTSVRLPCYFENLLSYFLPQQAPDGKSYLLDLPMGDIPMDGMAVSDLGPVVLSLLKKPEEYVGQNIGLSTCRHTAEEYATLLTRHIGKTVHHSKITPEDYEKLGFPGARDLANMFRFYALKPDRNIELTLQLNPKARTLDQWLEQHKGDFARL; encoded by the exons ATGGCCGACAAGAAACTGGTGGTGGTTTTTGGAGCCACAG GTGCTCAAGGGGGCTCTGTAGCCCGCACACTCCTGGAAGATGGGACATTCAAGGTTCGAGTAGTGACCCGAAACCCTGGGCAGAGGGCAGCAAAGGAGCTGAAGCAGCAAGGTGCAGAAGTAGTACAGGGAGACCAGAGTGATGAGGCCAGCATGGAGCTCGCTATGACCGGAGCTCATGCCACCTTCATTGTGACCAACTATTGGGAAAACTGCAGTCAAGAACTGGAGGTCAATCAG GGAAAGCTGCTGGCAGATCTGGCCAAGCGCCTGGGCCTCCACTATGTGATCTACAGCGGCCTGGAGAACATTAAGAAGCTGACAGCTGGGAGGCTGGCTGCAGGCCACTTTGATGGCAAAGGGGAAGTGGAGGAATACTTCCGAGATATTGGCGTTCCCATGACCAGTGTGCGGCTGCCCTGCTATTTTGAGAATCTCCTTTCCTATTTTCTGCCCCAGCAAGCCCCAGATGGAAAGAGCTACTTGTTGG ATCTACCCATGGGTGACATTCCCATGGATGGCATGGCTGTGAGCGACCTGGGTCCCGTGGTACTTAGCCTGCTGAAGAAACCAGAAGAGTACGTGGGGCAGAACATTGGGCTTAGCACCTGCAGGCATACCGCTGAGGAGTATGCCACACTGCTCACCAGGCACATCGGCAAGACTGTACATCATTCAAAG ATAACTCCTGAGGACTATGAGAAGCTTGGCTTCCCTGGGGCCCGTGACCTAGCCAACATGTTCCGTTTCTATGCCCTGAAACCTGACCGCAACATTGAGCTGACCCTGCAACTCAACCCCAAGGCCCGGACTCTAGACCAGTGGCTGGAGCAGCACAAAGGGGACTTTGCCCGACTGTGA